A window from Listeria seeligeri serovar 1/2b str. SLCC3954 encodes these proteins:
- the sdaAB gene encoding L-serine ammonia-lyase, iron-sulfur-dependent subunit beta, with product MKFNSVFDIIGPVMIGPSSSHTAGASRIGAIARAVFNEQPSQVDIHLYGSFAKTYKGHGTDVALIGGLLGFEPDDPRMKESPKLAEEWGMRIQFIEEVEEPPHPNTVKLVLKHGMQQMTLIGASIGGGKVEIIRLNEFELEFTGTAPAILILHQDKFGAIAAVSSVIADHKINIGQMKVSRKVKGDEALMVIEVDQQVEQALITKIAELPGIYQVASVMI from the coding sequence GTGAAATTTAATAGCGTGTTTGATATTATTGGTCCAGTAATGATAGGCCCATCAAGTTCTCATACTGCTGGAGCTAGCAGAATTGGCGCGATTGCACGAGCTGTTTTTAATGAACAACCATCCCAAGTAGATATTCATTTATATGGTTCATTCGCTAAAACATATAAAGGGCACGGAACAGACGTGGCACTCATTGGTGGTTTGCTTGGTTTTGAGCCAGACGATCCACGAATGAAAGAATCGCCAAAACTGGCAGAAGAATGGGGTATGCGAATTCAATTCATCGAGGAAGTTGAAGAGCCACCTCATCCGAACACTGTCAAATTAGTATTAAAACATGGTATGCAACAAATGACCTTAATAGGTGCATCCATTGGCGGTGGGAAAGTAGAAATCATTCGCTTAAATGAATTTGAGCTAGAATTTACTGGAACCGCGCCAGCCATTCTTATTTTACATCAAGATAAATTTGGAGCAATTGCAGCTGTATCATCTGTTATTGCAGATCATAAAATTAATATTGGCCAAATGAAAGTATCTCGTAAAGTAAAAGGTGACGAAGCTCTGATGGTAATTGAAGTGGATCAGCAAGTAGAACAAGCTTTGATTACGAAGATTGCTGAATTGCCAGGGATTTATCAAGTAGCAAGTGTGATGATTTAA
- a CDS encoding DAK2 domain-containing protein, giving the protein MSIYQLDSEKFAAMIALGAENLAKNADFVDSLNVFPVPDGDTGTNMNLSMTSGAEEVAKNDKETISAVGANLAKGLLMGARGNSGVILSQLFRGFSKAIENKETLNAEEFAGAFVKGVETAYKAVMKPVEGTILTVAREAAKAGVQAASEHQEIELVMEAILKQGKIALEKTPDLLPVLKEVGVVDSGGQGLIIIYEGFYGVLTGKIAEAPDYMASMGELINAEHHRHVQDFMSTEDIHFGYCTEMIVKINENNPDLKPFDEEQFRQDLSELGDSLLVAADDEVVKVHVHVERPGDVFNYGQQYGSLLKLKVENMREQHNEIVSDEKEVVKEKSAYGIVTVSAGEGMKKLFESMGVSVVLSGGQTMNPSTEDIVKAIESAHAEQVFVLPNNKNIQMAAEQAAQLLGEDKVQIIPTKTIPQGLTAVLSFQPEQDFTTNADAMKAAIEEVASGQVTTAVRDTTVEGVEIKKDSFIGMVEGKIKVSCETLAVAAYETLEKLLDDDSEIVTIIFGEDTDLAATEELADKVTEAYPDVEVEIHEGNQPVYPYIFAVE; this is encoded by the coding sequence GTGAGTATATATCAGTTAGACTCAGAGAAATTTGCAGCAATGATAGCGCTTGGAGCAGAGAATTTAGCGAAGAATGCTGATTTTGTTGATTCATTAAACGTTTTCCCGGTTCCAGATGGCGACACGGGAACAAATATGAACTTATCCATGACAAGCGGTGCAGAAGAAGTCGCAAAAAATGACAAAGAAACGATTAGTGCTGTTGGAGCAAATCTGGCAAAAGGTTTACTTATGGGCGCACGAGGAAATTCTGGCGTTATTTTATCTCAACTTTTCCGAGGATTTTCCAAAGCAATTGAAAATAAAGAAACATTAAATGCAGAAGAATTTGCTGGTGCGTTCGTAAAAGGTGTTGAAACGGCCTATAAAGCAGTTATGAAGCCAGTAGAAGGAACAATCCTAACTGTGGCTCGTGAAGCTGCTAAAGCCGGCGTACAAGCTGCTAGCGAACATCAAGAAATCGAATTAGTAATGGAAGCAATTCTGAAGCAAGGAAAAATTGCCTTAGAAAAAACACCTGATTTACTTCCTGTATTAAAAGAAGTTGGTGTGGTAGATAGCGGCGGACAAGGGCTTATCATTATTTATGAAGGTTTTTATGGCGTATTAACTGGTAAAATCGCTGAAGCACCTGATTACATGGCGTCGATGGGCGAATTGATTAACGCGGAACATCATCGTCACGTACAAGACTTTATGTCAACAGAGGATATTCATTTTGGTTATTGTACCGAAATGATTGTCAAAATCAACGAAAACAACCCAGATTTAAAACCATTTGATGAAGAACAGTTTCGTCAAGATTTAAGCGAACTAGGTGATTCGTTACTGGTTGCGGCAGACGATGAGGTCGTTAAAGTCCATGTACACGTGGAACGACCAGGAGATGTCTTTAATTATGGTCAACAATACGGTAGTTTGCTTAAATTAAAAGTAGAGAATATGCGCGAACAGCATAACGAAATAGTAAGTGACGAAAAAGAAGTTGTGAAAGAAAAATCAGCTTATGGAATCGTGACTGTTTCAGCCGGAGAAGGTATGAAAAAACTTTTTGAAAGTATGGGTGTTTCTGTTGTACTTTCTGGAGGACAAACGATGAATCCAAGTACAGAAGATATCGTTAAAGCGATTGAATCTGCACATGCTGAGCAAGTTTTCGTTCTTCCAAATAATAAAAATATCCAAATGGCTGCAGAACAAGCGGCGCAGCTTTTAGGAGAAGATAAAGTACAAATTATTCCAACCAAAACTATCCCGCAAGGTCTGACAGCCGTACTTTCATTCCAACCGGAGCAAGACTTCACTACTAATGCTGATGCAATGAAAGCGGCAATAGAAGAAGTTGCTAGTGGACAAGTAACAACTGCTGTACGTGACACAACGGTTGAAGGCGTCGAAATTAAAAAAGATAGTTTCATTGGTATGGTAGAAGGAAAAATCAAAGTAAGCTGTGAAACGTTAGCAGTAGCAGCGTATGAAACATTAGAAAAATTACTAGATGATGATAGTGAAATTGTAACCATTATTTTTGGTGAAGATACTGATTTAGCTGCGACAGAAGAACTAGCAGACAAAGTAACAGAAGCTTATCCGGATGTCGAGGTAGAAATTCACGAAGGTAATCAACCAGTTTACCCGTACATTTTTGCAGTAGAATAG
- a CDS encoding Asp23/Gls24 family envelope stress response protein — protein MAIEIDTKLGKIDITSDVIATIAGGAAEENFGIVGMASRHQIRDGLTDILRRENYTKGVIVRQEEEGIHIDMYIIVSFGTKISEVAHNVQERVKYTLEKTLGITVESVNIYVQGVRVIKES, from the coding sequence ATGGCAATTGAAATCGACACAAAGCTTGGCAAAATTGATATTACTAGTGATGTTATTGCGACGATTGCTGGTGGTGCTGCAGAAGAAAATTTCGGTATCGTTGGTATGGCAAGTAGACATCAAATTCGTGATGGTTTAACCGATATTCTTAGAAGAGAAAATTATACAAAAGGTGTTATCGTAAGACAAGAAGAAGAGGGTATTCATATCGATATGTATATCATTGTTAGTTTTGGAACGAAAATTTCCGAAGTAGCTCACAATGTGCAAGAACGCGTGAAATACACTTTAGAAAAAACACTCGGTATTACAGTGGAATCAGTGAATATTTATGTTCAAGGCGTCCGAGTAATCAAGGAATCTTAA
- the rpmB gene encoding 50S ribosomal protein L28, which translates to MAKECVITGRKSRSGNKRSHAMNSSKRTWKANLQKVRILVNGKPKKVWVSARALKSGKVERV; encoded by the coding sequence ATGGCTAAAGAATGTGTTATTACAGGCCGCAAATCACGTTCCGGTAACAAACGTTCCCACGCAATGAACTCCAGCAAACGTACTTGGAAAGCTAACTTGCAAAAAGTACGGATTCTGGTTAACGGCAAACCTAAAAAAGTTTGGGTATCTGCTCGTGCGCTGAAATCTGGTAAAGTGGAACGCGTTTAA
- a CDS encoding thiamine diphosphokinase — MKIINIMVGGPASELPELEQYTNSEIEWVGVDRGAKRLLDRGITPTIAMGDFDSLTKEELTHLKTKVANVLEFPAEKDETDTEIGLSWAMDQHPDKIRIFGATGGRLDHLLANLMMLTKPRFQAAVPVVEMIDRYNYIKMYTPGTYTIEKLPDKKYVAFTTMKDVTGLTLKGFVYPLENATYPVGSALSSNEFVEQVGEFSFTSGMILLTQSND; from the coding sequence ATGAAAATTATTAATATCATGGTTGGTGGCCCAGCCTCAGAACTACCTGAATTAGAACAATACACAAACAGTGAAATCGAATGGGTTGGCGTGGACCGTGGCGCAAAACGTTTATTAGACAGAGGAATAACCCCAACAATTGCGATGGGAGATTTTGATTCCCTTACAAAAGAAGAATTAACCCACTTAAAAACAAAAGTAGCTAATGTCCTTGAATTTCCCGCTGAAAAAGATGAAACAGATACCGAAATTGGTTTAAGTTGGGCAATGGATCAACACCCAGACAAAATCCGCATTTTTGGTGCTACAGGTGGTCGGTTAGATCATTTACTTGCTAATTTGATGATGCTCACCAAACCACGCTTTCAAGCTGCCGTTCCAGTTGTCGAAATGATTGATCGCTATAACTATATTAAAATGTATACACCAGGAACATACACGATTGAAAAACTGCCAGATAAAAAATATGTTGCTTTTACGACGATGAAAGACGTTACTGGACTGACACTAAAAGGATTTGTCTATCCACTCGAAAATGCTACATATCCTGTTGGTTCGGCACTTTCTAGCAACGAATTTGTGGAGCAAGTAGGCGAGTTCTCTTTTACTAGCGGAATGATTTTACTCACGCAAAGTAATGATTAA
- the rpe gene encoding ribulose-phosphate 3-epimerase has protein sequence MGKIAPSILSADFANLARDIKEVENCGADYIHIDVMDGHFVPNITFGPAVVKAIRPETKLPLDVHLMIENPDTYIPEFAKAGADYITVHVEACTHLHRTLQLIRSYGVKAGAVLNPATPIDVLQHVLNELDMVLFMTVNPGFGGQKFIPEVLEKISAFKQIIDEKGLDIEIEVDGGVDHETAKLCRDAGANVFVAGSYIYGNKNRQSPIDKLRAVVGE, from the coding sequence ATGGGGAAAATAGCTCCTTCGATTTTAAGTGCAGACTTTGCAAATCTTGCAAGAGATATTAAAGAAGTAGAAAATTGTGGTGCGGATTATATTCATATTGATGTTATGGATGGACATTTTGTTCCGAATATTACATTTGGTCCCGCTGTAGTGAAAGCGATTCGTCCAGAAACAAAACTACCACTTGATGTTCACTTAATGATTGAAAATCCGGATACGTATATTCCTGAATTTGCCAAAGCTGGTGCGGATTATATCACAGTTCACGTAGAAGCTTGTACGCACCTTCACCGGACGTTGCAATTAATTCGTTCTTACGGTGTAAAAGCAGGGGCCGTACTTAATCCAGCCACGCCAATTGATGTATTACAACATGTTTTAAACGAATTAGACATGGTATTATTTATGACCGTTAACCCAGGATTTGGCGGTCAAAAATTCATCCCAGAAGTACTAGAAAAAATTAGTGCATTTAAACAAATAATTGACGAAAAAGGATTAGATATCGAAATAGAAGTGGACGGCGGGGTAGATCATGAAACCGCAAAACTTTGCCGAGATGCTGGAGCAAATGTTTTTGTAGCCGGAAGTTATATTTATGGTAATAAAAATCGTCAAAGCCCGATTGATAAACTACGTGCAGTTGTCGGAGAATAA
- the rsgA gene encoding ribosome small subunit-dependent GTPase A, producing the protein MLEGQIIKALSGFYYVFSEGKVYQCRARGNFRKRNISPLVGDDVEFQIENKTDGYILDVMSRENALVRPPVANIDVAILVFSAVEPDFSTNLADRFLVAIEKEDIQPVICISKMDLATEAEKEQIALYKEVYETIGYEVFETNEEPDKEAIKDYISGKTAVIAGQSGVGKSTLLNSLNSDLTLKTAEISTSLGRGKHTTRHVELMPIGDGFVADTPGFSSIEWDDLQPETLQFCFPEIEDRRSGCKFRGCMHDNEPNCAVKTAVEANEIADFRYQHYIQILQELKNRKPRY; encoded by the coding sequence GTGCTGGAAGGACAAATTATCAAAGCATTGAGCGGATTTTACTATGTTTTCTCAGAAGGAAAAGTGTACCAATGTCGAGCACGAGGGAATTTTAGAAAGCGAAATATTTCACCGCTTGTTGGTGATGACGTTGAGTTCCAAATTGAAAATAAAACAGATGGCTATATTTTAGATGTGATGTCACGGGAAAATGCACTTGTTCGCCCTCCCGTGGCAAATATTGATGTAGCAATTTTAGTATTTTCAGCGGTGGAACCAGATTTCTCTACTAATTTAGCAGACAGGTTCCTCGTTGCTATTGAAAAAGAAGACATTCAACCAGTCATTTGTATCAGTAAAATGGATTTAGCAACCGAAGCAGAAAAAGAACAAATTGCGCTTTACAAAGAAGTATATGAAACAATCGGTTACGAAGTTTTTGAAACAAATGAAGAACCAGACAAAGAAGCGATAAAAGATTACATCAGTGGCAAAACAGCTGTGATAGCTGGACAATCCGGTGTTGGGAAATCCACACTATTAAACAGTTTAAACAGTGACTTAACATTAAAAACTGCGGAAATATCTACTTCCCTTGGTCGCGGAAAACATACAACAAGACATGTGGAACTTATGCCAATTGGAGACGGATTCGTAGCTGACACCCCAGGCTTTAGCTCGATTGAATGGGACGACTTACAACCCGAAACACTCCAATTTTGTTTCCCGGAAATAGAAGACAGACGTAGCGGGTGTAAATTCCGTGGATGCATGCACGACAATGAACCTAACTGTGCAGTGAAAACAGCAGTCGAAGCAAATGAAATAGCTGATTTTCGTTACCAACACTATATCCAAATTTTACAAGAATTAAAAAACAGAAAGCCGAGGTATTAA
- the pknB gene encoding Stk1 family PASTA domain-containing Ser/Thr kinase, producing MMIGKRLNDRYKILHAIGGGGMANVYLAHDIILDRDVAVKILRIDLADESNLIRRFQREAQSATSLVHPNIVSVYDVGEENDLHYIVMEHVDGMDLKQYIHENHPISYEKAVDIMLQIVSAVTVAHQHHIIHRDLKPQNILIDHDGVVKITDFGIAMALSETSITQTNSLLGSVHYLSPEQARGGMATQKSDIYSLGIVLYELLTGKVPFDGESAVSIAIKHLQADIPSARAQNPEIPQSLENIIIKATAKDPFLRYQNAEEMEKDLQTCLNQDRLNEPKYIFPTDDGDTKTIPIIATKEAMQNLDKTIVPEGKVAAEEVEPDDKKGKKKKKMSKKKKIAWIVFSVIIVFIIAILLLWMLGKGPEEIAVPDVSGKTEDQAIALLQKDGFVIGKTAEKNSDDVDEGKVINTDPDAGEMKEKGTKVNLFVSIGSKKITMDDYTGRSYDDTKALLEEQGFKNISSEESYSAEVDKGMIISQTPSAGSNVVAKSTDVKFVVSKGAEPITLKDLRGYTKTAVEDYASPLGLKVSSSEENSSSVEKGQVISQSPSSGTTMNPGDTIEIVISAGPKEKTVKEVTKTFNISYTPSDEENPEPQHIQIYIQDKDHSMTSAYREMDISQNTSVEVTFQIEEGTSGGYKIISDDKVIDEGTVPYPN from the coding sequence ATGATGATTGGTAAACGTCTAAATGACCGATATAAGATTTTACATGCGATAGGCGGCGGTGGAATGGCCAATGTTTATCTTGCGCATGATATTATCCTAGACCGTGATGTAGCTGTGAAGATTTTACGTATTGATTTAGCTGATGAAAGTAATTTAATACGTCGTTTTCAAAGAGAAGCTCAATCAGCAACTAGTTTAGTGCATCCAAACATTGTTAGCGTCTATGATGTTGGCGAAGAAAACGACTTGCATTATATCGTTATGGAGCACGTCGACGGAATGGATTTAAAACAATACATCCATGAAAACCACCCGATTAGCTATGAAAAAGCAGTCGATATTATGCTGCAAATCGTTTCGGCAGTTACTGTTGCGCATCAACATCACATCATTCACCGCGATTTGAAACCACAAAATATCTTAATTGACCATGATGGCGTCGTGAAAATTACTGATTTTGGGATTGCGATGGCTCTTTCAGAAACATCCATCACCCAAACCAATTCTCTTCTTGGCTCCGTCCATTACTTATCGCCAGAACAAGCTCGTGGTGGGATGGCAACACAAAAATCAGATATTTATTCACTAGGAATTGTGTTATACGAATTACTCACAGGAAAAGTGCCGTTTGACGGAGAGTCTGCTGTTTCCATTGCGATTAAGCATTTACAAGCAGATATTCCTTCAGCAAGAGCACAAAACCCAGAAATTCCTCAAAGTCTAGAAAATATTATCATTAAAGCAACTGCAAAAGACCCTTTCCTACGTTACCAAAACGCCGAAGAGATGGAAAAAGATTTACAAACTTGCTTGAATCAAGATCGGCTGAATGAGCCTAAGTATATTTTTCCAACAGATGATGGCGACACAAAAACCATCCCAATCATTGCGACAAAAGAAGCAATGCAAAACTTGGATAAAACCATTGTCCCAGAAGGGAAAGTGGCAGCAGAAGAAGTAGAACCAGATGATAAAAAAGGCAAGAAAAAGAAAAAAATGAGCAAGAAAAAGAAAATTGCCTGGATCGTTTTTTCAGTAATTATCGTCTTTATTATTGCTATCTTACTACTTTGGATGCTTGGAAAAGGACCAGAAGAAATAGCAGTACCAGACGTCTCAGGTAAAACCGAAGACCAAGCCATCGCGTTACTTCAAAAAGATGGGTTTGTCATCGGGAAAACAGCAGAAAAAAATAGCGATGATGTAGACGAAGGAAAAGTAATTAACACAGACCCTGATGCCGGTGAAATGAAAGAAAAAGGAACAAAAGTAAATTTATTCGTGAGTATCGGTTCTAAAAAAATCACCATGGATGACTACACTGGTAGAAGTTATGACGATACAAAAGCATTATTAGAGGAGCAAGGCTTTAAAAACATTTCTTCCGAGGAATCTTATAGCGCTGAAGTTGATAAGGGCATGATTATTAGCCAAACACCATCAGCAGGATCAAATGTCGTAGCAAAATCAACCGATGTGAAGTTCGTTGTAAGTAAAGGCGCAGAACCAATTACCTTAAAAGACCTTCGCGGATATACGAAAACAGCAGTAGAAGATTATGCCTCACCACTCGGACTTAAAGTATCCAGCTCCGAAGAAAATTCTAGTTCCGTTGAAAAAGGCCAAGTTATTTCGCAATCCCCATCATCTGGCACAACGATGAACCCAGGCGATACGATTGAAATTGTTATCTCTGCTGGACCAAAAGAAAAAACAGTCAAAGAAGTAACAAAAACATTCAATATCTCCTACACACCAAGCGATGAAGAAAATCCAGAACCACAACATATCCAAATTTACATTCAAGATAAAGACCATAGTATGACGAGTGCTTACCGCGAAATGGATATTAGCCAAAATACATCTGTAGAAGTTACATTCCAAATTGAAGAAGGTACGAGCGGTGGCTATAAAATTATTAGTGATGATAAAGTAATCGATGAAGGTACGGTTCCATATCCAAACTAA
- a CDS encoding Stp1/IreP family PP2C-type Ser/Thr phosphatase: MHAEFRTDRGRIRHHNEDNGGVFENIDNQPIVIVADGMGGHRAGDVASEMAVRLLSDAWKETTALLTAEEIETWLRQAIQEVNKQIVHYAESEIDLNGMGTTLVTAIMAKSQVVIANVGDSRGYLLQNNTMRQLTEDHSLVHELLRTGEISKEDAMNHPRKNILLRALGVEGKVEVDTFVVPFQTSDTLLLCSDGLTNMVPENEMEEILKSKRTLSEKADVFITKANSYGGEDNITVLLVERNLTQKGRDAS, encoded by the coding sequence ATGCATGCAGAATTCAGAACAGATAGAGGCAGAATAAGACATCATAATGAAGATAACGGCGGCGTTTTTGAAAATATAGATAATCAGCCGATTGTGATTGTAGCAGATGGTATGGGAGGACACCGAGCAGGCGATGTAGCTAGTGAAATGGCTGTACGTTTACTTAGTGATGCGTGGAAAGAAACAACTGCACTCCTAACTGCTGAAGAAATTGAAACTTGGTTGCGACAAGCAATCCAAGAAGTGAATAAACAAATCGTCCATTATGCAGAAAGCGAAATAGATTTAAATGGCATGGGGACAACACTTGTTACAGCAATTATGGCTAAGTCACAAGTTGTTATCGCAAATGTTGGTGATAGTCGTGGTTATTTACTCCAAAATAATACCATGCGCCAATTAACCGAAGATCATTCGCTTGTGCACGAACTACTGAGAACAGGTGAAATCAGCAAAGAAGATGCGATGAATCATCCGCGGAAAAACATCCTTTTACGTGCCCTTGGTGTAGAGGGGAAAGTTGAAGTAGATACATTTGTCGTTCCATTTCAAACGAGCGACACCTTACTGCTTTGTTCCGATGGTTTAACCAATATGGTTCCGGAAAACGAAATGGAAGAAATTTTGAAAAGCAAACGAACTCTTTCTGAAAAAGCCGATGTATTTATTACAAAAGCTAATTCTTATGGGGGAGAAGATAATATTACCGTATTGTTAGTGGAACGAAATCTTACGCAGAAAGGGAGGGACGCTTCATGA
- the rsmB gene encoding 16S rRNA (cytosine(967)-C(5))-methyltransferase RsmB — MKKQKTVREIALELIIKIENNQSYSHLLINDALKKQKLNLLDKGLLTELVYGTTQRKITLDYYLAPFLNKEPDNWVKNLLRMSVYQLTFLDKVPEHAILNEAGDIAKDLGHQGVTKFVNGVLRNVIRKGVPSIDLIQDPVEKIAVETSLPVWLAKRWAKQYGNEQLREIGMAFLVAPHQSIRVNQTEIRTEQLIKELNDQGITVTRNEFIDEALIVEKGSVAETKAYKDGKCSIQDESSMLATYALQLEDNLTVLDACAAPGGKTTHIAEKMHGTGMVHALDIHEKKTKLIDHAAKRLQLLNIRTAHLDARTANTMFAPETFDRILVDAPCSGFGVLRRKPDIKYAKTEKDIHKLAEIQLAILDDVSQLVKENGILVYSTCTIDKEENETVLRAFLEKHPEFALEPVALPEKLAHIKKDDFVQLLPTDIGSDGFFVSSLRKVSPEK, encoded by the coding sequence ATGAAGAAACAAAAAACAGTCCGTGAGATTGCCTTAGAACTCATAATTAAAATCGAAAATAATCAATCATATAGCCATTTGTTAATCAATGACGCGCTAAAAAAACAAAAACTAAATCTACTTGATAAAGGGCTTCTAACAGAATTAGTTTATGGAACAACACAGCGCAAAATAACATTAGATTACTATTTAGCACCTTTTTTAAATAAAGAGCCAGATAATTGGGTGAAAAATTTACTAAGAATGTCCGTGTATCAATTAACATTCCTCGACAAAGTTCCGGAACATGCGATTTTAAACGAAGCTGGCGACATTGCAAAAGATTTAGGACATCAAGGTGTTACTAAGTTTGTGAATGGCGTTTTAAGAAATGTCATTCGTAAAGGCGTACCAAGTATTGATTTAATTCAAGACCCAGTGGAAAAAATTGCCGTAGAAACAAGTTTGCCGGTGTGGTTAGCAAAACGTTGGGCTAAACAATATGGTAACGAACAGCTTCGTGAAATCGGTATGGCATTTCTTGTTGCCCCACATCAAAGTATTCGTGTGAACCAAACCGAAATCAGAACGGAACAACTAATAAAAGAATTGAATGACCAAGGAATCACTGTTACCCGCAATGAGTTTATTGATGAAGCTTTAATCGTGGAAAAAGGCTCAGTTGCTGAAACAAAAGCATACAAAGACGGCAAATGTAGCATCCAAGACGAAAGCTCCATGCTTGCGACATATGCGCTCCAATTAGAAGACAATTTAACAGTGTTAGATGCGTGTGCAGCACCAGGCGGAAAAACGACCCACATCGCTGAAAAAATGCATGGGACTGGGATGGTTCACGCACTTGATATCCATGAAAAGAAAACGAAATTAATCGACCATGCAGCCAAACGATTACAACTTTTAAATATCCGGACAGCTCACTTGGATGCGAGAACAGCAAACACGATGTTCGCACCAGAAACATTTGACCGAATTTTAGTCGATGCGCCTTGTTCCGGATTTGGTGTACTTCGCAGAAAACCAGATATTAAATATGCAAAAACGGAAAAAGATATCCATAAATTAGCAGAAATTCAATTGGCAATTTTAGATGACGTTAGCCAATTAGTAAAAGAAAATGGTATATTAGTTTATAGTACATGTACCATTGATAAGGAAGAAAACGAAACGGTCTTACGCGCTTTCCTAGAAAAACATCCAGAATTTGCGCTAGAACCTGTTGCTCTTCCTGAAAAATTGGCACATATCAAGAAGGACGATTTTGTACAACTCTTACCAACAGATATTGGGAGCGATGGTTTCTTTGTTTCCAGCTTAAGAAAAGTTAGTCCTGAAAAATAG
- the fmt gene encoding methionyl-tRNA formyltransferase has protein sequence MTKIIFMGTPAFSVPILEQLAKKYDVVAVVTQPDRPVGRKRILTPPPVKKTALELGIPVYQPEKLRTSSELTELIALQADLLVTAAYGQILPNELLESPKYGSINVHASLLPEYRGGAPVHYALLDGKKETGVTIMYMVEKLDAGDMISQRKIPITDEDNTGTMFDKLSELGSELLMDTLPDFLAGKITAIPQDPSKVTFARNISREQEKIDWTRPGREIFNQIRGLSPWPVAYTTLEGTPFKIWEATHEATKTAGDPGTIITDKTTLKIITGDGTLLVPTVIQPAGKPKMDIHSFMSGAGRNLSKTIRFGE, from the coding sequence ATGACAAAAATTATTTTTATGGGGACACCAGCATTTTCTGTTCCGATTTTAGAGCAATTAGCCAAAAAATATGACGTTGTTGCTGTTGTGACACAGCCGGATCGCCCAGTTGGCCGGAAACGAATTTTAACCCCCCCACCTGTGAAAAAAACCGCACTAGAGCTTGGAATACCAGTTTATCAACCAGAGAAGCTAAGGACTTCAAGCGAATTAACTGAATTAATTGCGCTTCAAGCAGATTTACTTGTAACAGCTGCTTACGGTCAAATTTTGCCAAATGAACTGTTAGAATCACCCAAATACGGTTCTATCAATGTCCACGCTTCGTTATTGCCGGAATACCGCGGTGGGGCACCTGTTCACTATGCGCTGCTTGATGGCAAAAAAGAAACTGGTGTAACGATCATGTATATGGTTGAAAAGTTAGACGCTGGTGACATGATTAGTCAACGTAAAATCCCGATTACGGATGAAGATAATACTGGCACGATGTTTGATAAATTGAGCGAGTTAGGTTCAGAGCTACTAATGGACACATTACCTGACTTCTTAGCAGGGAAAATCACAGCAATACCGCAAGATCCAAGTAAAGTTACTTTTGCAAGAAATATTTCAAGAGAACAAGAGAAAATTGATTGGACTCGTCCTGGACGGGAAATCTTTAATCAAATTCGTGGCCTTTCTCCATGGCCAGTTGCTTACACCACGCTTGAAGGAACTCCTTTTAAAATCTGGGAAGCAACACATGAAGCAACAAAAACTGCCGGAGATCCAGGAACAATAATAACGGATAAAACAACTTTAAAAATAATCACTGGTGACGGTACGCTACTTGTACCAACCGTGATTCAACCAGCTGGAAAACCGAAAATGGATATTCATTCGTTCATGTCCGGTGCTGGCAGAAATTTAAGCAAGACGATAAGGTTTGGTGAATAA